In Leishmania donovani BPK282A1 complete genome, chromosome 28, one DNA window encodes the following:
- a CDS encoding ribosomal protein S29, putative, protein MGHLDQWRSRQKIGMGKGARCCVICSNQKALIRKYELNVCRQCFRENAEHIGFTKLR, encoded by the coding sequence ATGGGCCATCTCGACCAGTGGCGTTCTCGCCAGAAGATCGGCATGGGCAAGggtgcccgctgctgcgtcatcTGCTCCAACCAGAAGGCGCTGATCCGCAAGTACGAGCTGAACGTGTGCCGTCAGTGCTTCCGTGAAAACGCCGAGCACATCGGCTTCACCAAGCTGCGCTAA
- a CDS encoding A/G-specific adenine glycosylase, putative, producing the protein MSRGSACKQSMRGEWLTPLGSFATHEYYRSVQEEVIAWWRQHQRQDLPWRQTLPRGSGDLSGAVDGEKHRTSATTARYDPYQVWVSEVMSQQTRMETVIPYYAAWMKKFPSIEALAASTEDEVKSVWAGMGYYRRAMYLRKGAKYLLERPKEREATATACMPSSQEELLKVPGIGPYTSAAIASMCFGEPVCSVDGNVIRVLSRLRGERDFDPKVPANVKEAAAWGQQLMGNSPTTSAVVCQDPSALNQGLMELGASVCRPSGAPLCTSCPLQRFCCASALLRGGDIEAIEGVIPARAAKMAKRSARKLCVVHEMSASRIGDARRFVVVRRPANGLLGGMLEFPTVNAFAADDEEAIVPLLKHPLSVLTWKARARPTSARLCGNVRHIFSHIVMDVEVVHVQWPADADGAALLKRVAEVVDGHSAGDCCNELPAAARIFLMSEADLRENAPSRLMLKVLQKVSSVEVKQVRISRTGKRAIQESSEALSPHKRVARRERARS; encoded by the coding sequence ATGTCCCGCGGATCCGCTTGTAAGCAGAGCATGCGCGGCGAGTGGCTCACCCCGCTTGGCAGCTTCGCCACGCACGAGTATTACCGCTCTGTTCAAGAGGAAGTTAtcgcgtggtggcggcagcaccagcgccaagACCTCCCATGGCGGCAAACGCTCCCtcgtggcagcggtgacTTAAGCGGAGCGGTCGACGGGGAGAAGCACCGTACAAGTGCTACCACGGCACGTTATGATCCATACCAGGTATGGGTGTCTGAGGTAATGTCGCAGCAAACACGCATGGAGACTGTCATACCGTACTACGCCGCGTGGATGAAGAAGTTTCCGTCGATTGAGGCGCTCGCAGCTTCAACTGAGGACGAGGTGAAATCTGTGTGGGCAGGCATGGGGTACTATCGTCGAGCTATGTACCTGCGCAAAGGGGCGAAGTACCTCCTCGAGCGGCccaaggagagggaggcaacCGCGACGGCTTGTATGCCGTCTTCCCAAGAGGAACTCTTGAAAGTCCCTGGGATAGGCCCATACACATCGGCTGCCATCGCCTCCATGTGCTTCGGCGAACCTGTGTGCTCTGTGGACGGTAATGTGATACGCGTCCTGAGTCGTCTCCGCGGCGAGCGAGATTTCGATCCCAAAGTTCCGGCGAATGTcaaagaggcggcggcgtggggGCAGCAGCTCATGGGCAACTcacccaccacctccgccgtgGTTTGCCAAGACCCGAGCGCTTTGAATCAGGGACTGATGGAGCTGGGTGCGTCGGTGTGTCGCCCGAGTGGAGCGCCGCTCTGCACCTCATGTCCCTTACAGAGGTtttgctgcgccagcgcgctgctgcggggtgGCGACATTGAGGCGATCGAGGGTGTCATCCCGGCTCGTGCAGCGAAAAtggcgaagcgcagcgcacgcaagcTTTGTGTTGTGCACGAGATGTCGGCGAGCCGAATCGGTGACGCCAGGCGTTTTGTAGTCGTTCGCCGTCCAGCTAACGGGCTGCTGGGTGGCATGCTCGAGTTCCCTACCGTGAACGCATTCGCAGCAGATGACGAGGAGGCCATCGTGCCTTTGCTGAAGCACCCACTGAGCGTGCTGACATGGAAAGCGAGGGCGAGGCCAACATCTGCCAGGTTGTGTGGAAACGTTCGACACATATTCAGTCACATTGTCATGGATGTGGAGGTCGTTCACGTGCAATGGCCTGCTGACGCCGATGGAGCTGCCCTGCTCAAGAGGGTCGCAGAGGTGGTGGATGGCCACAGCGCGGGCGACTGCTGCAACGAActccctgcagctgcgcggaTCTTCCTAATGTCGGAAGCGGACCTGAGGGAGAACGCGCCGAGTCGCCTAATGCTGAAAGTGCTCCAGAAGGTATCTTCTGTGGAGGTCAAGCAAGTGCGCATCAGCAGAACTGGGAAGCGAGCTATCCAGGAGAGTTCTGAAGCCTTGTCCCCGCACAAGAGGGTggcgaggagagagcggGCGCGCTCTTAA
- a CDS encoding cullin 2, putative — protein MCNTVMDAYLLVYHLISHPCSNTPLVKVNGKEIWEGQQIMAVYSLQGAIFEKHLLNNVMPAFSQVSNGSTIQTYVRSWRSFLVAVVNIKTVFSSLADKWSLLGLEDNPLDRTEDIALRKWSSVVLTPRMVSQLRKELRALLADERAGHGAPDLSFAVEIKDELSMLPDSNYYRSVVEVDYIRDMCDYCWSKVRGVVESDLFTYAKLCLGLIEEEVKRAERFLTSKDHAVDRLVETLVDDRISAFERGRLSQWLGSIGQRETDEKLQTVFHLLWWSKCKGAPLMEGMFKESVAQHTSTALTGTVRAAGEGTDVYAAVIECFASIIRKYRDVVMTIFDYNGCMLEAMDDGLRCGFTSLCSFNYKKLADRLAAFSNAILGNTGSTKLRLEDVVSVYYFLPDAENAAKDVFLVSYQKHLAKRLLLHHYDEAREQRSMEQLVQIKQSPILFCCRSMLKATTTQSIYVGASSVNGVKVNPALLSRGTWPSLPHTLASSGVSASVLRQIEGAQRICSTRRHGQRIEFSAPYSSAVIRMLRPAGSTAAGDSVQLKVSFLQMCIIDHFNAKSQCTVQELCESLQVSEVECAFALNPLVSATVLKLSGAMEPSSIVSLGPCDSSIGDVINVMPLEFHSFAHRVVVKSHEQRTLQSAAKANPQRMESQVVHTLKQSGSKTAEELMKFLTSAMQPLIVSRGELKRVLEKLIERGLLVRDDSQRKFVYSP, from the coding sequence ATGTGCAACACCGTGATGGATGCCTACCTCCTCGTTTACCATCTTATCTCACATCCGTGCAGCAATACGCCCCTGGTGAAGGTAAACGGGAAGGAAATTTGGGAGGGCCAACAGATCATGGCTGTGTACTCCCTTCAAGGTGCAATTTTTGAGAAGCACTTGCTGAACAACGTGATGCCTGCTTTCTCTCAGGTTAGCAACGGCTCCACCATTCAGACGTATGTCCGCTCATGGCGTTCTTTTCTGGTAGCCGTCGTCAACATCAAAACCGTCTTTTCGTCGCTCGCCGACAAATGGTCTCTGCTGGGTTTGGAGGACAATCCGTTGGACAGGACGGAAGACATTGCTTTGAGGAAGTGGTCGAGCGTAGTGCTGACACCAAGGATGGTTTCCCAGCTCCGCAAAGAGCTCCGCGCACTTCTTGCAGATGAGCGTGCCGGCCACGGTGCTCCGGATCTATCCTTTGCCGTGGAAATCAAAGACGAACTGTCGATGCTTCCCGATTCAAACTACTATCGAAGTGTAGTAGAGGTGGACTATATTCGCGACATGTGCGATTACTGTTGGTCAAAAGTCCGCGGCGTCGTTGAGTCTGATCTCTTCACCTATGCAAAGCTGTGTCTGGGGCTGAttgaggaggaggtgaagcgcgCAGAAAGGTTCCTCACATCCAAGGACCACGCTGTGGATCGGCTGGTGGAAACATTGGTGGACGATCGCATATCTGCCTTCGAGCGCGGCAGGCTTTCTCAGTGGCTTGGCTCGATTGGTCAACGCGAGACAGACGAGAAACTGCAGACGGTGTTTCACCTTCTGTGGTGGAGCAAGTGTAAGGGCGCACCTCTCATGGAGGGAATGTTCAAAGAGAGCGTAGCACAGCACACATCTACTGCGCTGACTGGAACAGTacgcgctgcaggcgaaggCACTGACGTGTACGCCGCCGTTATCGAGTGCTTTGCCTCTATTATTCGAAAGTACCGCGATGTCGTTATGACCATTTTCGACTACAACGGCTGCATGCTGGAGGCGATGGACGATGGGCTTCGGTGCGGCTTTACGAGTCTGTGTTCCTTTAACTACAAAAAACTTGCTGACCGGCTGGCAGCGTTCTCCAATGCAATTCTGGGGAACACAGGGTCCACGAAGCTTCGTCTCGAGGATGTGGTGAGCGTGTACTACTTTTTGCCGGACGCCGAAAACGCCGCGAAGGATGTCTTCCTCGTCTCTTACCAGAAGCATCTCGCTAAGCGACTGCTCTTGCATCACTATGACGAGGCGAGAGAGCAGCGTTCGATGGAGCAGCTGGTGCAGATTAAACAAAGCCCTAtcctcttctgctgccgAAGTATGCTGAAGGCGACCACCACGCAGAGCATCTACGTCGGCGCTTCGAGCGTGAATGGGGTGAAGGTGAATCCCGCTTTGCTCTCGAGAGGAACTTGGCCGAGCCTTCCGCACACCTTAGCGAGTTCCGGTGTATCTGCTTCCGTACTGCGTCAGATCGAAGGAGCACAGCGCAtctgcagcacgcggcggcaTGGGCAAAGGATCGAGTTTTCGGCGCCCTACTCCTCTGCCGTGATACGGATGCTCCGACCAGCAGGGTCGACTGCGGCGGGAGACTCGGTCCAGTTGAAGGTTTCGTTCTTACAAATGTGCATCATTGATCACTTCAACGCGAAATCGCAGTGCACTGTGCAAGAGCTATGCGAATCCCTCCAAGTATCGGAGGTGGAGTGCGCCTTTGCCTTGAATCCGTTGGTAAGTGCCACAGTTCTCAAGCTTTCGGGAGCAATGGAACCGAGCTCCATCGTATCGCTTGGCCCATGTGATAGCTCGATTGGTGATGTGATCAACGTGATGCCGCTGGAGTTTCACAGCTTCGCTCACCGCGTCGTTGTCAAATCTCACGAGCAGCGCACGCTTCAGAGCGCGGCAAAGGCCAATCCTCAAAGGATGGAGAGCCAAGTTGTGCATACGCTGAAGCAAAGTGGCTCGAAGACGGCCGAGGAGCTGATGAAATTTCTCACCTCTGCGATGCAGCCTCTCATCGTGTCGCGCGGCGAGCTGAAGCGCGTGCTGGAAAAGCTCATTGAGCGCGGTCTTCTTGTCCGAGATGACTCTCAGCGCAAGTTCGTGTACTCGCCGTAG
- a CDS encoding Dynein light chain LC6, flagellar outer arm, putative, translating to MTQVPGATVKLSEMPKEMENFAIFCAQEGLAKLRTAQELASFIRKEFEKKYGPTWNCFVGRNFGSFVTHEEGNYVYFYVGQTGVLLFKSS from the coding sequence ATGACGCAAGTACCTGGCGCGACGGTGAAGCTATCCGAGATGCCTAAGGAGATGGAGAACTTTGCCATTTTCTGTGCACAGGAGGGGCTCGCGAAACTGCGAACTGCGCAGGAGCTGGCCAGCTTTATTCGAAAGGAGTTCGAAAAAAAGTATGGCCCGACGTGGAACTGCTTTGTTGGCCGGAACTTTGGTAGCTTTGTCACGCACGAAGAGGGCAACTACGTGTACTTCTACGTTGGTCAAACCGGTGTTCTGCTTTTCAAGTCGTCTTAG
- a CDS encoding glycerophosphoryl diester phosphodiesterase, putative: protein MRLLSIVALSAGAYIAVSVCFLQMAVRSKKRKSLLKKKFSYPITKIAHRGGSLLGPENTMYTFMQAAKVGLCDMIELDVRESKDGQIVVCHDRTLERTCGPKYAGVTISELVVGKNPSKTLPQCKRTIELEFATRDIKQYEASDSVPVDDTTRICLLSEVLKKFPSMPLHIDIKDESEDFVALVLNLLAAHGRESITFVGSSRPKNRQFINEYFAEREPEIRKRYRIFGGPRDFFQTYLLFYTGLLPYFSVNYDVFSIPVFTSTMKNDAAREYGRVVAAVGAFLFSSPLLWRYLQSRGVAVIGWNLNDEVDILQGIQWPLNGLMSDDPIKLRQLIDANKRVARLNVLVG, encoded by the coding sequence ATGCGCTTGCTTTCAATCGTCGCTCTGTCAGCTGGAGCCTATATTGCCGTTTCTGTTTGCTTCCTCCAGATGGCAGTACGTAGCAAAAAGCGGAAATCCCTCTTGAAAAAGAAGTTTTCATACCCTATAACCAAGATTGCTCACCGCGGTGGTTCCCTCTTGGGTCCGGAAAACACAATGTACACATTTATGCAGGCTGCCAAGGTTGGGCTTTGTGACATGATCGAGCTGGATGTCAGGGAGTCGAAGGATGGGCAAATCGTCGTGTGCCATGACCGCACACTTGAACGCACATGCGGCCCAAAGTACGCGGGGGTGACGATTTCAGAGTTGGTGGTCGGCAAGAACCCTTCCAAAACACTTCCTCAATGCAAGAGAACTATTGAGTTGGAGTTTGCCACTCGCGACATCAAGCAGTACGAGGCGTCTGACAGCGTCCCCGTTGATGACACCACCAGAATTTGCCTCTTGAGTGAAGTGCTCAAGAAGTTCCCTTCTATGCCGCTGCACATTGACATCAAGGATGAAAGCGAAGATTTTGTCGCTTTAGTTCTAAACCTGCTTGCCGCGCACGGACGCGAAAGCATCACTTTCGTGGGAAGCAGCCGACCGAAGAACCGACAGTTCATCAACGAGTACTTTGCGGAGAGGGAGCCCGAAATTCGGAAACGGTACCGGATTTTTGGGGGGCCTCGTGATTTTTTCCAGACGTACCTCCTCTTTTACACGGGGCTACTGCCTTACTTCTCCGTAAACTATGATGTTTTCTCGATTCCGGTTTTTACAAGCACTATGAAGAACGATGCCGCAAGGGAATATGGAAGagttgttgctgctgtgggtGCATTTCTTTTCTCCTCACCGTTGCTGTGGAGGTACCTCCAGAGCCGAGGCGTCGCTGTGATTGGGTGGAACCTGAACGACGAGGTCGACATTTTGCAAGGGATTCAGTGGCCCCTAAACGGCCTGATGTCTGACGACCCCATCAAACTCCGCCAGCTAATAGATGCGAACAAGAGAGTGGCTCGGTTGAACGTGCTAGTTGGTTag